One window of Triticum dicoccoides isolate Atlit2015 ecotype Zavitan chromosome 5A, WEW_v2.0, whole genome shotgun sequence genomic DNA carries:
- the LOC119303598 gene encoding uncharacterized protein LOC119303598 isoform X2 codes for MFACVLCNGGTGEYDLAEWAFEIIRAAVKKLQKDLEAGVRTLIVGGSHLALIPWFFDWIDFGANNVEPHTVPRISVYTGQICRRLIYLIREYPNIFTIRECPVREQQLHMLSVELTNLQMLLENLQTKPYDAFNPLDDVWHGVVGEYGGFLQQPE; via the exons ATGTTTGCCTGTGTCCTTTGTAACGGTGGAACTGGTGAGTATGATCTCGCCGAGTGGGCATTTGAAATCATCAGAGCAGCTGTAAAGAAATTGCAAAAAGATTTGGAGGCTGGGGTGAGAACACTAATAGTAGGCGGCAGCCATTTGGCACTCATT CCGTGGTTCTTCGATTGGATTGATTTTGGAGCAAATAATGTCGAGCCGCACACTGTCCCCCGCATCAGTGTTTACACGGGGCAGATATGCAGGAGGCTAATCTACCTTATAAGGGAGTATCCAAATATATTCACTATAAGAGAGTGCCCTGTTCGTGAGCAACAGTTACATATGTTATCAGTAGAACTAACTAACTTACAAATGTTGCTTGAAAATTTGCAGACAAAGCCTTATGATGCGTTCAACCCGCTCGATGATGTTTGGCACGGTGTAGTCGGAGAGTATGGTGGATTCCTACAACAACCAG AATAA
- the LOC119303598 gene encoding uncharacterized protein LOC119303598 isoform X1, whose amino-acid sequence MTMEPPDPPRKRTLPCEEGDGSGKNKKARSSTRGGESDEGDGSQGHRTAPGAAAPLPWFFDWIDFGANNVEPHTVPRISVYTGQICRRLIYLIREYPNIFTIRECPVREQQLHMLSVELTNLQMLLENLQTKPYDAFNPLDDVWHGVVGEYGGFLQQPE is encoded by the exons ATGACCATGGAACCACCGGATCCACCGCGGAAAAGGACACTgccatgtgaggaaggtgatggcaGCGGAAAGAACAAAAAAGCTAGATCCAGCACACGAGGCGGCGAATCCGATGAAGGCGACGGCTCGCAAGGCCATCGCACTGCTCCCGGCGCAGCTGCTCCATTG CCGTGGTTCTTCGATTGGATTGATTTTGGAGCAAATAATGTCGAGCCGCACACTGTCCCCCGCATCAGTGTTTACACGGGGCAGATATGCAGGAGGCTAATCTACCTTATAAGGGAGTATCCAAATATATTCACTATAAGAGAGTGCCCTGTTCGTGAGCAACAGTTACATATGTTATCAGTAGAACTAACTAACTTACAAATGTTGCTTGAAAATTTGCAGACAAAGCCTTATGATGCGTTCAACCCGCTCGATGATGTTTGGCACGGTGTAGTCGGAGAGTATGGTGGATTCCTACAACAACCAG AATAA